The Carassius gibelio isolate Cgi1373 ecotype wild population from Czech Republic chromosome B14, carGib1.2-hapl.c, whole genome shotgun sequence genome has a segment encoding these proteins:
- the LOC127970944 gene encoding dynactin subunit 4 isoform X3 produces the protein MATLLQPEKVVYLVRGEKKTRVPLSQLYFCRYCSELRSLECVSHEVDSHFCPSCLENMPSAEAKLKKNRCANCFDCPCCMHTLSTRATNIPAPLPDDPTKTTMKKAYYLACGFCRWTSRDVGMADKSVASGGWQEPENPCTQRINKLIEYYQQLAQREKLERDRKKLARRRPFMPQAFSQHTIHVVEKYGLGTRLQRQRSGAPISALYGLSLKEGEDQKEITIEPAQALDEVEPLPEDYYTRPVNLPEVTTLRQRLLQPDFQPAGASQLHPRHKHLLMKRSLRCRKCEHNLSKPEFNPTSIKFKIQLVAVSYIPEVRIMSIPNLRHLKESQVLLTLTNPVENITHVSLYTCEEGDPDDINSTAKVLVPSKELVLAGKDAAAEYDELAEPQGFQDDPDVY, from the exons ATGGCGACGTTGCTGCAGCCAGAGAAAGTTGTTTATCTCGTCCGAGGCGAGAAAAAGACTCGAGTTCCGCTCTCTCAGCTGTATTTTTGCCGATATTGCAGTGAGCTGCGATCTCTGGAATGCGTGTCACATGAA GTCGATTCCCATTTCTGTCCCAGCTGTCTGGAGAACATGCCTTCAGCTGAGGCCAAGCTCAAGAAGAATAG GTGTGCCAATTGCTTTGACTGTCCATGCTGTATGCACACCCTCTCCACACGGGCCACCAACATCCCAGCACCACTGCCTGATGACCCAACCAAAACCACAATGAAGAAGGCCTACTACCTGGCCTGTGGATTTTGTCGCTGGACTTCAAGAGATGTAGGCATGGCTGACAAATCTGTGG ccAGTGGAGGATGGCAGGAACCAGAAAACCCTTGTACTCAGAGG ATCAACAAGCTGATTGAGTATTACCAGCAGCTGGCCCAGAGAGAGAAGCTGGAGAGAGACAGGAAGAAGCTGGCACGAAGACGCCCATTCATGCCTCAGGCGTTCTCG CAACACACTATTCATGTGGTG GAGAAGTATGGACTGGGAACCAGACTACAGAGACAGAGATCTGGAGCCCCAATCAGTGCCCTGTATGGCCTTTC atTAAAAGAAGGGGAGGACCAGAAGGAGATCACTATAGAGCCAGCGCAGGCTTTGGATGAAGTGGAGCCCCTGCCTGAAGACTATTACACTCGCCCCGTCAACCTTCCTGAAG TAACGACTCTTCGTCAGAGGCTGCTACAGCCTGATTTTCAGCCAGCAGGAGCTTCACAGCTGCACCCCAGACACAAGCACCTGCTAATGAAACGCTCTCTGCGATGCAGG aaatgtgaGCACAATCTGAGTAAACCAGAATTTAATCCAACTTCAATAAAGTTCAAAATCCAGCTTGTGGCAGT GAGCTACATTCCTGAAGTGAGAATCATGTCCATTCCAAACCTGCGTCACCTGAAG GAGAGTCAGGTTCTGCTGACCCTGACCAACCCAGTGGAGAACATCACCCATGTGTCTCTGTACACCTGTGAAGAAGGAGACCCAGATGATATTAACAGCACTGCTAAG GTGCTGGTGCCCTCAAAGGAACTGGTCCTGGCAGGGAAAGATGCGGCCGCTGAGTATGATGAACTGGCAGAACCTCAAGGTTTCCAGGATGACCCAGA TGTGTACTAG
- the LOC127970944 gene encoding dynactin subunit 4 isoform X1 has product MATLLQPEKVVYLVRGEKKTRVPLSQLYFCRYCSELRSLECVSHEVDSHFCPSCLENMPSAEAKLKKNRCANCFDCPCCMHTLSTRATNIPAPLPDDPTKTTMKKAYYLACGFCRWTSRDVGMADKSVASGGWQEPENPCTQRINKLIEYYQQLAQREKLERDRKKLARRRPFMPQAFSQHTIHVVEKYGLGTRLQRQRSGAPISALYGLSLKEGEDQKEITIEPAQALDEVEPLPEDYYTRPVNLPEVTTLRQRLLQPDFQPAGASQLHPRHKHLLMKRSLRCRKCEHNLSKPEFNPTSIKFKIQLVAVSYIPEVRIMSIPNLRHLKESQVLLTLTNPVENITHVSLYTCEEGDPDDINSTAKVLVPSKELVLAGKDAAAEYDELAEPQGFQDDPDVVAFRKSNKIGFFIKVIPQREEGDVTVAFKLRHDFRNLAAPIRPTEEGEATSEAIWLTHHVELSLGPLAT; this is encoded by the exons ATGGCGACGTTGCTGCAGCCAGAGAAAGTTGTTTATCTCGTCCGAGGCGAGAAAAAGACTCGAGTTCCGCTCTCTCAGCTGTATTTTTGCCGATATTGCAGTGAGCTGCGATCTCTGGAATGCGTGTCACATGAA GTCGATTCCCATTTCTGTCCCAGCTGTCTGGAGAACATGCCTTCAGCTGAGGCCAAGCTCAAGAAGAATAG GTGTGCCAATTGCTTTGACTGTCCATGCTGTATGCACACCCTCTCCACACGGGCCACCAACATCCCAGCACCACTGCCTGATGACCCAACCAAAACCACAATGAAGAAGGCCTACTACCTGGCCTGTGGATTTTGTCGCTGGACTTCAAGAGATGTAGGCATGGCTGACAAATCTGTGG ccAGTGGAGGATGGCAGGAACCAGAAAACCCTTGTACTCAGAGG ATCAACAAGCTGATTGAGTATTACCAGCAGCTGGCCCAGAGAGAGAAGCTGGAGAGAGACAGGAAGAAGCTGGCACGAAGACGCCCATTCATGCCTCAGGCGTTCTCG CAACACACTATTCATGTGGTG GAGAAGTATGGACTGGGAACCAGACTACAGAGACAGAGATCTGGAGCCCCAATCAGTGCCCTGTATGGCCTTTC atTAAAAGAAGGGGAGGACCAGAAGGAGATCACTATAGAGCCAGCGCAGGCTTTGGATGAAGTGGAGCCCCTGCCTGAAGACTATTACACTCGCCCCGTCAACCTTCCTGAAG TAACGACTCTTCGTCAGAGGCTGCTACAGCCTGATTTTCAGCCAGCAGGAGCTTCACAGCTGCACCCCAGACACAAGCACCTGCTAATGAAACGCTCTCTGCGATGCAGG aaatgtgaGCACAATCTGAGTAAACCAGAATTTAATCCAACTTCAATAAAGTTCAAAATCCAGCTTGTGGCAGT GAGCTACATTCCTGAAGTGAGAATCATGTCCATTCCAAACCTGCGTCACCTGAAG GAGAGTCAGGTTCTGCTGACCCTGACCAACCCAGTGGAGAACATCACCCATGTGTCTCTGTACACCTGTGAAGAAGGAGACCCAGATGATATTAACAGCACTGCTAAG GTGCTGGTGCCCTCAAAGGAACTGGTCCTGGCAGGGAAAGATGCGGCCGCTGAGTATGATGAACTGGCAGAACCTCAAGGTTTCCAGGATGACCCAGA TGTGGTGGCCTTTAGAAAGTCAAACAAGATTGGTTTCTTCATCAAAGTGATTCCGCAGAGGGAGGAGGGTGATGTCACAGTCGCTTTCAAACTCCGACATGACTTCCGGAACCTCGCTGCTCCGATCAGACCCACTGAGGAGGGAGAAGCCACCAGTGAGGCCATCTGGCTCACACATCATGTGGAGCTTAGCTTGGGCCCCCTGGCAACTTGA
- the LOC127970944 gene encoding dynactin subunit 4 isoform X2, producing MATLLQPEKVVYLVRGEKKTRVPLSQLYFCRYCSELRSLECVSHEVDSHFCPSCLENMPSAEAKLKKNRCANCFDCPCCMHTLSTRATNIPAPLPDDPTKTTMKKAYYLACGFCRWTSRDVGMADKSVASGGWQEPENPCTQRINKLIEYYQQLAQREKLERDRKKLARRRPFMPQAFSEKYGLGTRLQRQRSGAPISALYGLSLKEGEDQKEITIEPAQALDEVEPLPEDYYTRPVNLPEVTTLRQRLLQPDFQPAGASQLHPRHKHLLMKRSLRCRKCEHNLSKPEFNPTSIKFKIQLVAVSYIPEVRIMSIPNLRHLKESQVLLTLTNPVENITHVSLYTCEEGDPDDINSTAKVLVPSKELVLAGKDAAAEYDELAEPQGFQDDPDVVAFRKSNKIGFFIKVIPQREEGDVTVAFKLRHDFRNLAAPIRPTEEGEATSEAIWLTHHVELSLGPLAT from the exons ATGGCGACGTTGCTGCAGCCAGAGAAAGTTGTTTATCTCGTCCGAGGCGAGAAAAAGACTCGAGTTCCGCTCTCTCAGCTGTATTTTTGCCGATATTGCAGTGAGCTGCGATCTCTGGAATGCGTGTCACATGAA GTCGATTCCCATTTCTGTCCCAGCTGTCTGGAGAACATGCCTTCAGCTGAGGCCAAGCTCAAGAAGAATAG GTGTGCCAATTGCTTTGACTGTCCATGCTGTATGCACACCCTCTCCACACGGGCCACCAACATCCCAGCACCACTGCCTGATGACCCAACCAAAACCACAATGAAGAAGGCCTACTACCTGGCCTGTGGATTTTGTCGCTGGACTTCAAGAGATGTAGGCATGGCTGACAAATCTGTGG ccAGTGGAGGATGGCAGGAACCAGAAAACCCTTGTACTCAGAGG ATCAACAAGCTGATTGAGTATTACCAGCAGCTGGCCCAGAGAGAGAAGCTGGAGAGAGACAGGAAGAAGCTGGCACGAAGACGCCCATTCATGCCTCAGGCGTTCTCG GAGAAGTATGGACTGGGAACCAGACTACAGAGACAGAGATCTGGAGCCCCAATCAGTGCCCTGTATGGCCTTTC atTAAAAGAAGGGGAGGACCAGAAGGAGATCACTATAGAGCCAGCGCAGGCTTTGGATGAAGTGGAGCCCCTGCCTGAAGACTATTACACTCGCCCCGTCAACCTTCCTGAAG TAACGACTCTTCGTCAGAGGCTGCTACAGCCTGATTTTCAGCCAGCAGGAGCTTCACAGCTGCACCCCAGACACAAGCACCTGCTAATGAAACGCTCTCTGCGATGCAGG aaatgtgaGCACAATCTGAGTAAACCAGAATTTAATCCAACTTCAATAAAGTTCAAAATCCAGCTTGTGGCAGT GAGCTACATTCCTGAAGTGAGAATCATGTCCATTCCAAACCTGCGTCACCTGAAG GAGAGTCAGGTTCTGCTGACCCTGACCAACCCAGTGGAGAACATCACCCATGTGTCTCTGTACACCTGTGAAGAAGGAGACCCAGATGATATTAACAGCACTGCTAAG GTGCTGGTGCCCTCAAAGGAACTGGTCCTGGCAGGGAAAGATGCGGCCGCTGAGTATGATGAACTGGCAGAACCTCAAGGTTTCCAGGATGACCCAGA TGTGGTGGCCTTTAGAAAGTCAAACAAGATTGGTTTCTTCATCAAAGTGATTCCGCAGAGGGAGGAGGGTGATGTCACAGTCGCTTTCAAACTCCGACATGACTTCCGGAACCTCGCTGCTCCGATCAGACCCACTGAGGAGGGAGAAGCCACCAGTGAGGCCATCTGGCTCACACATCATGTGGAGCTTAGCTTGGGCCCCCTGGCAACTTGA
- the LOC127970945 gene encoding glutathione peroxidase 3-like produces MGNQKNPWISALILVGLLHKVSGLPNTQVCNPAVSDTIHNYGLKTLNGTQYIPFSNYAGKHVLIVNVATYUGLTFQYLELNALQQELRDVGFAIFGFPCNQFGMQEPGKNNEILSALKYVRPGNGFVPNFQLFEKVDVNGVDEHALFKFLKNACPPVGDSFGNPTNRLFWEPLKINDIKWNFEKFLVGPDGRPVMRWFPRVNVSEVREDILKYFKLVQTAD; encoded by the exons ATGGGGAACCAGAAGAATCCCTGGATCTCTGCTCTGATCTTGGTGGGTCTTCTACATAAAGTTAGTGGACTACCAAATACCCAG GTCTGTAACCCAGCTGTCAGTGACACTATACACAACTATGGTTTGAAAACCCTAAATGGGACCCAGTACATCCCATTCTCCAATTATGCTGGAAAGCATGTCCTCATTGTCAATGTGGCCACCTACTGAGGACTCACCTTCCAGTATCTGG AATTGAATGCACTGCAACAGGAGTTACGAGATGTTGGATTCGCAATCTTCGGGTTTCCATGCAACCAATTCGGGATGCAAGAGCCtggaaaaaataatgaaattctTTCTGCATTAAA GTATGTCCGTCCAGGCAATGGATTTGTTCCAAATTTCCAGTTATTTGAGAAGGTGGATGTGAATGGAGTCGATGAACACGCTCTTTTCAAATTTTTAAAG AATGCCTGCCCACCGGTGGGAGACAGCTTCGGTAACCCCACCAACAGATTGTTTTGGGAACCTCTCAAAATCAACGACATCAAGTGGAACTTTGAGAAGTTTCTGGTGGGTCCAGACGGCAGACCTGTGATGAGGTGGTTTCCCAGAGTGAACGTATCTGAAGTTAGGGAAGACATCTTGAAATACTTCAAGCTTGTTCAAACGGCCGATTAA